Proteins found in one Magnolia sinica isolate HGM2019 chromosome 5, MsV1, whole genome shotgun sequence genomic segment:
- the LOC131246240 gene encoding stemmadenine O-acetyltransferase-like: MFKVHVISRETITPSSPTPHPNRTFHLSMLDQIAPSLYVPFVLFYSGNAHSNTECSDVFRRLKKSLSETLTLFYPFAGRIREEDQAVDCNDEGIEFFEAQINGRLFEFLQQPDVDALNQFLPCGYDFDRPTKEILLAIQVTIFECGAIVIGVWYSHRIADGTTLATFLDRWCSITRGANEIVAPTFDSTTLFPPREGVDFTLSSMFPREKANVLTKRFLFNRQNIAKLRARASEDLRPTRVEAVTALIWRSIMRAQRKPGTVRASVAMLPVSLRSRMVPPLPDHSFGNLCVDAVSSWVSDGECNEDLQLCLERLLRYSIRKIDSEYVAELRGRDGLIKAFELLTEVFEKYSEYSIDICLFSSHCRLPYYEADFGWGRPIWISSANIPFKNLTILMGTRSGDGIEAWVSLEEKEMARFEQDEELLSFTSPPDISLI; encoded by the coding sequence ATGTTCAAGGTTCACGTTATCTCCAGAGAGACCATCACGCCATCCTCTCCAACTCCCCATCCTAACCGTACATTCCATCTCTCAATGCTAGATCAGATCGCTCCTTCGCTATACGTCCCTTTCGTTCTCTTCTACTCTGGAAACGCTCATAGCAATACTGAATGCTCCGACGTCTTTCGCCGGCTGAAGAAATCTCTTTCGGAAACCTTGACTCTCTTCTACCCGTTCGCCGGGAGGATCAGGGAAGAAGATCAGGCGGTTGATTGTAATGATGAGGGCATCGAATTTTTCGAAGCCCAAATCAACGGTCGGCTCTTCGAGTTTCTCCAGCAACCAGACGTGGATGCACTGAACCAGTTCCTCCCTTGTGGCTACGATTTTGATAGACCCACAAAGGAGATCCTCTTAGCTATCCAAGTAACTATTTTCGAATGCGGAGCAATAGTGATCGGTGTGTGGTATTCTCACAGGATAGCTGATGGAACCACGCTGGCCACATTTTTAGACAGATGGTGCTCGATAACACGTGGAGCTAATGAAATTGTAGCCCCCACTTTCGACTCGACGACACTCTTCCCACCGAGAGAAGGGGTAGATTTTACATTGAGCTCCATGTTTCCCAGAGAAAAAGCGAATGTTCTGACCAAGAGGTTTCTATTCAATAGGCAGAACATAGCCAAACTTAGAGCTAGAGCCTCGGAGGACTTGCGGCCCACCCGAGTTGAAGCAGTGACAGCTCTCATCTGGCGGAGTATCATGAGGGCTCAACGTAAGCCCGGGACGGTAAGGGCTTCTGTAGCAATGCTTCCTGTCAGTTTGCGAAGCAGGATGGTCCCGCCCTTGCCTGATCATTCGTTCGGAAATCTTTGCGTCGATGCAGTTTCGTCATGGGTGTCAGATGGTGAGTGCAATGAGGACTTGCAGCTTTGCTTAGAGAGGCTGCTGAGGTATTCGATAAGAAAAATCGACAGTGAGTACGTAGCTGAATTGCGAGGACGGGACGGGCTGATAAAGGCGTTTGAATTGCTGACAGAGGTATTTGAGAAATACTCAGAATATAGCATCGACATTTGCTTGTTTAGCAGTCACTGTAGGTTACCGTACTATGAAGCGGATTTTGGTTGGGGAAGGCCGATCTGGATCAGCAGTGCGAATATTCCTTTTAAGAATCTCACCATCTTGATGGGAACGAGATCAGGCGACGGAATCGAAGCTTGGGTGAGCTTGGAGGAAAAAGAAATGGCTAGATTTGAGCAAGATGAAGAACTACTTTCCTTTACTTCTCCTCCTGACATTTCATTGATTTGA